A section of the Candidatus Omnitrophota bacterium genome encodes:
- the argH gene encoding argininosuccinate lyase, producing MGKLWGGRFESDQMDNQVLEFSSSLDVDRALAKYDCLSTRVHVEMLARKNYISAEEKKDLLQILDELSREIDEGVWSCEGHEDIHSAIQDYVEKRSPEAAKKMHTGRSRNEQVVNDVRLYCKESIDSVCSFIMDLQEELVALAVRTLDVIIPGYTHLNRAQPVLFSHLMMAYVEMLQRDIERLEDAGKRCDISVMGSGALAGSALELDRKFVAEKLGFSEVSANSIDSVSDRDFIAEMICCLSFVAVHLSRMSEDLILYSTPEFGFLEMGAEYCTGSSLMPQKKNPDVLELVRGRAASVISNLNCIFVLLKGLPHSYNRDLQEDKSPLFDSVEVVSSELGIMSELVSTIQLNREAAAKALESEYIYATDLAEYLVRKGVPFSEAHQIIGGIVKHCGQKDINISDLSISELRGFSEKLEEDVYGLLNPETSVKNKKTPGSTNPEFVQKQITKWKKRLEP from the coding sequence ATGGGTAAACTGTGGGGAGGAAGGTTCGAAAGCGACCAGATGGACAATCAGGTCCTGGAATTCAGTTCCAGTCTTGATGTTGACCGTGCTCTTGCGAAGTATGACTGCCTGAGCACCAGGGTCCATGTCGAGATGTTGGCACGGAAGAACTATATTTCCGCGGAGGAGAAGAAAGACCTCTTGCAGATACTTGATGAACTTTCACGTGAGATAGATGAAGGTGTCTGGTCCTGCGAAGGGCATGAGGACATACATTCGGCCATACAGGACTATGTTGAAAAAAGGTCCCCGGAAGCGGCAAAAAAGATGCACACGGGACGTTCGCGTAACGAACAGGTCGTCAACGATGTGAGGCTTTACTGCAAAGAGAGTATCGACAGCGTCTGTTCCTTTATCATGGACCTTCAGGAGGAACTGGTGGCTCTTGCCGTGAGGACATTGGATGTAATAATACCCGGTTATACCCACCTTAACAGGGCCCAACCGGTGCTTTTTTCGCATTTAATGATGGCTTATGTGGAGATGCTGCAGCGTGACATCGAAAGGCTTGAAGACGCGGGCAAAAGATGTGATATATCAGTGATGGGATCGGGTGCCCTTGCCGGATCGGCGCTCGAGCTGGACCGAAAGTTCGTTGCCGAGAAGCTGGGATTCTCCGAGGTGTCCGCCAATAGTATCGATTCTGTCAGTGACAGGGACTTCATCGCCGAAATGATCTGCTGCCTGTCATTCGTGGCTGTTCATCTTTCACGCATGAGCGAGGACCTTATACTCTACAGCACGCCTGAATTCGGTTTTCTTGAAATGGGCGCAGAGTACTGTACGGGCAGTTCATTGATGCCCCAGAAAAAGAACCCGGACGTTCTGGAACTTGTAAGAGGCAGAGCAGCTTCGGTTATCAGCAACCTTAACTGCATATTCGTTCTGCTCAAGGGATTGCCCCATTCTTATAACAGGGACCTGCAGGAGGATAAAAGCCCTCTTTTCGATTCGGTGGAAGTGGTCTCTTCTGAACTTGGTATCATGTCGGAGCTGGTAAGCACCATTCAGCTTAACAGGGAAGCGGCCGCAAAAGCTCTGGAATCGGAATACATATACGCTACCGATCTTGCCGAATATCTTGTGCGCAAAGGTGTACCCTTCAGTGAAGCTCATCAGATAATAGGCGGCATCGTCAAGCACTGCGGCCAGAAGGATATTAATATATCTGACCTGTCGATATCGGAACTCAGGGGTTTCTCAGAGAAACTTGAAGAAGATGTCTACGGCCTGTTGAACCCGGAAACATCCGTGAAGAACAAGAAGACCCCGGGAAGCACCAATCCGGAATTCGTTCAGAAACAGATAACAAAATGGAAAAAGCGGCTTGAGCCGTAG
- a CDS encoding argininosuccinate synthase, producing the protein MAKKKIVLAYSGGLDTSVIIKWLMERGYEVVCYMGDVGQGSDAEKGRKRALKIGASKCIVGDLKKEFVTDYVFKSLKAGALYQGKYNLATALSRPLIADKMLDVAKKEKANAVAHGCTGKGNDQVRFEVTFSLRSPKLKVIAPVREWELTTRESEVDYAKKHKIPIEQTKKKLYSIDVNLWGISVESGKLEDPWFEPPRDTFISVSRPEDAPGKAEYVTVTYKKGVPVAVNGKKYGPVEIIQKLNSLGGKHGVGRVDMIEDRLVGIKSREIYEAPASTILYAGHTALEELVLDRETRRYKSAMARKYSELVYYGLWFTPLREAMDAFVDSTQQRVSGQVKMKLYKGSVTIAGRKSAHSRYKMELATYGEGDIFDQSLAKGFIDLWAMPYKS; encoded by the coding sequence ATGGCTAAGAAGAAGATAGTACTTGCGTATTCAGGGGGACTGGATACTTCGGTGATAATAAAATGGCTGATGGAACGCGGGTACGAGGTCGTCTGCTACATGGGTGACGTGGGGCAGGGTTCTGACGCGGAAAAAGGAAGGAAGAGAGCTCTTAAAATAGGCGCTTCAAAATGCATAGTCGGCGATCTTAAAAAAGAATTCGTCACAGATTATGTTTTCAAGTCACTTAAGGCCGGCGCGCTTTACCAGGGCAAGTATAATCTGGCCACAGCTTTATCCAGGCCTCTTATAGCCGATAAGATGCTGGATGTGGCTAAGAAGGAAAAGGCGAACGCGGTGGCGCACGGCTGTACCGGCAAAGGCAATGACCAGGTCAGGTTCGAAGTTACCTTCAGTCTCAGGTCACCGAAACTGAAAGTGATCGCTCCGGTCAGGGAATGGGAACTTACCACCCGGGAGTCCGAGGTGGATTACGCGAAAAAACACAAGATACCCATCGAGCAGACGAAAAAGAAGCTTTACAGTATAGACGTGAACCTCTGGGGTATCAGCGTGGAAAGCGGTAAACTTGAAGATCCGTGGTTCGAACCGCCCCGGGATACTTTCATAAGCGTATCCAGGCCGGAGGACGCGCCCGGAAAGGCCGAATATGTAACCGTCACCTACAAGAAAGGCGTGCCCGTTGCCGTTAACGGCAAGAAATACGGGCCGGTCGAGATTATACAGAAGCTCAACAGTCTCGGGGGCAAACATGGCGTGGGACGTGTGGATATGATCGAGGACCGTCTGGTGGGTATCAAAAGCCGTGAGATCTATGAAGCTCCGGCTTCGACGATACTTTACGCGGGTCATACCGCTCTGGAGGAGCTTGTGCTGGACCGCGAGACGAGAAGGTATAAGAGTGCAATGGCCCGGAAGTATTCGGAGCTGGTTTATTACGGGTTATGGTTCACCCCTCTGAGGGAGGCCATGGACGCGTTCGTTGACAGCACGCAGCAGCGCGTATCGGGTCAGGTCAAAATGAAGCTTTATAAGGGGAGTGTCACGATCGCCGGACGAAAGAGCGCGCATTCGCGTTATAAAATGGAACTGGCCACCTACGGTGAAGGTGATATATTCGACCAGTCCCTGGCAAAAGGGTTCATCGACCTGTGGGCCATGCCGTATAAATCGTAA